Below is a window of Nerophis lumbriciformis linkage group LG20, RoL_Nlum_v2.1, whole genome shotgun sequence DNA.
tgcatgtatccaaatcttaacattgctgtatgtatacttttgacccagcagatttggtcacattttcagtagacccataataaattcataaaagaaccaaacctcatgaatgttttttgtgaccaacaaatatgtgctccaaccactctatcacaaaaaaataaaagagttgtagaaatgaatggaaactcaagacagccatgacatcctACTGTGGGTTATTATTCAACAGAAGCTTTAAAAAGAAACAACATAGACTCACCTTCATTCACACGTTTCTCCTTACTCTCATAGAATTTGACGAGTTTATTGGCATCCTCCAACATGGTCTCCAGCAGCTCGTTTCTGCCATTTAACGCTGTCATTTTCTGTTTAAATTGACCATAAACATGTTTGACAAGAAACATCATGGCCGCCGTCGTGTGCTGTACTCAAAAAGCATATTTTTACCACACCATTTTTAAAGCGTTTATGTACAACGTGCAACTCGATTAATTTAAAATAGGACATCGTTGAGCAGATATAAATAGAGTAGACATTTAAAAGATTAAGGGCTGATTCGTCACGATTGATTTCACATTGTGAGACGAAAGTTAAACATTACCTGTTCGACGACGGCAAACTCCTCTACGAATGTGTCAAGATTAACGCCGTTTAATTGTGCCATTTTTgaaacaataaattaaaattagACTTTACAATTGGCGGTGTGAGCAACTAAGCTGACAAGTTATCAATTTAATGATAGTTACGGCTGCGGACACATCCATCAGCATCAATAGTAAAAGAGCAGTATCATTATGAGAGTCGATACTAGAGTGTGATGAAATCgatatttttcttttcttgtctaggtttattttcacaaacgtatctgtgttttttgttgttgttttgcactGATTGTTGTAATTATAAATGGTATTTATGAGGTCTTTGTGACAAAAAGTCAAAGAATATTTACATGAGGGCCAACAGTAGTTTTGCACAATTTAATTAGTTCCTATATCATTACAATGTCTTAACTTTTTTTGCCTCACTGTTTTATTATACCAAATGTCATATTGATAAGTTTTTTCAGATAATGtatatcattaacaggaacacagtgtaaagtaactaaatcattGAGATCATGTCTCAGTGAAAAGTGATTGGtggggtaatatatatatatatatatatatatatatatatatatatatatatatatatatatatatagtaaaataaaaataaaaaaataaataaatatatatatatatatatattcccccaACAATCACTTTTCATTGAGACAAGATCTCAATGATCTACTTactttacactgtgttcctgATAATAATGTACATTATCTGAAATAACTTATCAATATGACATTTGGTAAAATAAAACAGTGAGGCCAACAATGATATCTTAATGATATTAGGAACTAATTAAATTGTGCAAAACTACTGTTGGCACTCATGTAAATCCTTTAACTTTTTGTCACAAAGACCTCAAAAGTACCATTTATAATTACAACAATTAGTgcaaatattatacatatatagtacAGTTTGGGCACACCTTATCCTCATTCAatccattttctttattttcatgactatttacattgtcgattgtcactgaacgcatcaaaactatgaatgaacacatgtggagttatgtacttaacaaaaaaaaaggtgaaataactgaaaacatgttttatattctagtttcttcaaaatagccaccatttgctctgattactgctttgcacactctcggcattctctcgatgagcttcaagcacacctgtgaagtgacaaccatttcaggtgagtaccttttgaagctcatcgagagaatgccaagagtgtgcgaaaaagtaatcagagcaaagggtggctatgttgaagaaactagaatgtaaaacatgttttcagttatttcaccttttttttgtctagtacataactctacatgtgttcattcatagttttgatgccttcagtgacaatctacaatgtaaatagtcatgaaaataaagaaaacgcattgaatgaagaggtgtgtccaaaattttggcctgtgctatatatatatatatatatatatacatatatatatatatatatatatatatatatatatgtatttataagtatatatgtgtatatatgtatacatatgtgtgcattgatatatatatatatatatatatatatatatatatatatatatatatatatatatatatatatatatatatatatatattatacagtacatCAGGAACATTTCCTAAATAATTCATAATCTAGGTGTCATTATTTTATACGTAGTAATTACAATTAAACAGCCATTGCAAACTGTCAGTTAAACTAAGTCATTTAGTATTCCAAAACAGCAAGTATATGTCGCCTTTTATTAAAGACTATTTGGAGACACTTACAGAGTTgaatatttgtttacattgtttgaggATATTTCGGCAACATTTGAAATagactagtttttttaattttaccagacacattaggtatatttacGCAAAGTATCGGTGAcaaattttactcggtatcggattggaaagaAAACCAGTGGTATCGCACTATAGTGCtatattaataaatgtattatgaGTCAAACCCTTCATGTATTTATACACATCAGTGTCTTTTAAGCGTTTACTTACACTCATTTGAAATGTGATTTCTTACTTAATCTACCTTTACTTCAAATCAGTAGAGTACTGACAAATGTCAAAATTCATGAGCTACAGCTTCCAATCACAGTGACCTAGCTGACTCAAGTTactttaaaatataaatatagctCATAACTGACCAACATTTTAATCATGTTAATTTCAGGATTGGTGTGGATTAATATCGATTAATAACAATTGGTGTATAAATCAGAAGCTTTTTATTGTGGCTGtataaaaaaatgtactgtagCGACACTGAATGACAAGCTTTTGGGTATGAAGAAGTGCACAATCtataatatatttacatacatttcTGCTTAGGATAGGGAATACAATTAATTACAATACAAGAGTGAATTGGACTGAAAAAAGGGATAAACAAGTCGTTGTTTGCTGGTTAATTTACCTCAGGGCCACCAGAACTAAATGTTAATTCAATTCCCTTCTTGTTCCTGAAAAATACACATCCTTAGGGGTAGAGTGATGTTTGAGTAAGGTGGGGTGGCGGCAGGACAAGCATAACCTTCTATTTTAGGTGAGCTGACATTCAACACTGAGGCAGTCATCAATCATAAAGACTGTTTTAGATGTTTGTCAGAACAGTTTTAACTTTGGAGAGATCACCCTCGGTCAACGGTTCAATACTTTCCAAAAGGTCAAGGGTCAGATAGCTGTCCGGTGTGGGCATGGCCTTGGAGATTGTCAACTGGGTGTCAGGTATTGAGCTCGGTGTCAGCAGGAGGCTGTTTTGCCTGCCAACATCCTCTACCATTGTATAGACCGGAGCAGGGGAAAGCGGGGATGTGGGATTTGTAAGGGATTCCTGATAAGGCTTCTGGTAGTCCACTGATGACGAACACGGCACAGAAGCTAAGTCTCCCCCCGTCGAGCACATGTCATTTGTATTATTCGAAGAAAGCGATTGGCTCATTTTCCTTGCATTGAGCTCTGAGGTGTAACCTCTGTCTTCTGTAGATAGCAGAAGCTTCAACTCTTTCTGGTCCTCCCTGTTTTCAGCAGTTTGGTTTTCTTCAACTGTGTTTTTCTCCACCTCGTCCTCAGGTGACAACAGCACCTTGCCTGATGCCTTTACCTCACTCACCTGTGTATACAATGCCTCTCTGACAAGGGATGCTAAAGAAGGATCTCCCGGTGTGGGGCTTTGGCTCTCAGAACTGGGTCTGGCGGTGGCCTGTTCCTTATTGCAGGCTGAGTTTGGGATGGGAGGGTGGGAATGCGATGTTTCCGCATCACTGGAGGGATCCGGATCACAGCAGCTGGCATGACCCGAGTCGTTGTCCCTAAAACTGACGGAAAGACGCGAACAGTTGGAGATCAAGGAGCGGTCCATTAGGCAGTCCGTATCCAGGTTTGTCATTCCGGCATTCTGTTCCTCAATGTCCAGATCGATGAATTCCACCCAGGGGTCATTGGTGTACAGCTCAGGTCTCAGATCAGGTGGGGAACCCAGAATCGATGTCAACTCCTTCAGCTTTCCTTTCTGTGagataaaaaaaagcacatttgccATTATTAAATGACAACTTTTGATTGATAACCATATATTCCAGTATAGGGCAGACTGGGGGTGTCACAGTTAGTTTTTAATTGGCCCTCAGcatatttgttaaaataaaaccagacaaaagcaaaaatgggaaaaatagagaactgaaatgttgatacatataattaataattagggatgtgtcAATCGATCAGCCAAAAGTATCGACCAATTTCTGTTAAAAATCACGATTAATGCCAAACACAAATGCTGATTGATCCCTTCTGGCTGATACTCTATctatttttagtcccccggctgacaagtggctagcagctaattatatgtctccatacacagtgtggagtctCTCCCCTCAGATAATAATtatcacctccattacagcaaataaactcCAATTCTTAGTATCGTAAGTATGCTGAACATGTTACACACGGAGAGCAAGCCAAGAgctggcatgctaatagctaagctagctaTTAAACAACACCTAGCTaactttaaacaacaccaagaaatatgTGCTTAGTGAGAAGTTGATGGTAGatgttgcttttgtttagttactaCTATCGatgttgttttgatcaaacaattgtgtaaaaaaagaaaataactaaCTTGTTTAAATATTGGGTTGCTACTGTTTGACTGTTACCATAAATAAattcaaacatttacatttaatacaTTTGATCGCTATCGATATCGGCCAATCACAATCAGGGATGATCGGTATCAGACTCGgcggcataaaaccctgatcggattGTCTCAACTGATAATActgcaaatgtttgtttttagcctttttaccaAATGGCATCTGACTTTGTGGAAGTAGTGTACATTTGTGATTCCAAACTATCTTGATAGCAACCTTCAGACTGATACTACTGCGACGCTTCAAAAGGAAATGTTAGAAAATATTGGTCAAAGCAGCAGTTATTTCAAGATTGGACATGGATGGATACCTTGAGTAGCTCAGAGTCAATTCCTCTGATTTTAGGTCCCGGAACAGGTGGTAGAAGAATTACCATCAGCCTTGAGTGAGCAAAAAAAGACATTTTCACATGTAAAATGCACTTACATATAATGATATGTATATACATGAATGTATTAATATATGGTGATGCccggtgatgggcagtaacaagctacatgtagctaagtcaCGTAGCTTAATTAATTTTCTAGTAGTTTCGCGGTAGCTTAGCTACgtttttaacaagtagcttttcctgtagtttATCTACTTATAAAGGCCATGTAGcttggtagcttacatcaaagctacaagctacaaagagagaaaatagaATGCGAATCCAGGCCCCAAAAATATGGAgaaattacaatgacctggataaatgagaacatcaaagacaatccatgatgattggttggtgttcgtatgacgAGTCactattggctaaggttagggcgaaacattacggactggccaatcagaggcaagacaaggcgggtcatcgaaaccagTAAGCAAACTAATAACACATGACGAGGAGGGAGTCGTAGACAGAGGGATGCTTCAAGCTGACTactcaacaaaagtaaaaacatacttgaaaatggcagagggattctcttttgCAGATTAATTTTTTTCTTGAGTGATGAAGATGACGTACAGGAAACCCGCAATAATGtcctgagtagagatgtccgataatggcttttttgccgacatccgatattccAAAATTGGccagctcttaattaccgattccgatatcaaccgataccgatatatacagtcgtggaattaacacattattatgcctaattttgttgtgatgccccactggatgcattaaacaatgtaccaaggttttccaaaataaatgaactcaagttatgtaaaaaaaatgccaacatggcactgccatatttattatagaagtcacaaagtgcatttttttaaacatgcctcaaaacagcaggaatttgggacatgctctccctgagagagcatgaagaggatAAGGTGGGGCGAGGTAGGGGggcgcggggttgaggtgtgtggggggggtaggggggagtgtatattgtagcgtcccggaagaattagtgctgcaaggggttctgggtatttgttctgttgtgtttatgttgtgttacggtgcggatgttctcccgaaatgtgtttgtcattcttgttgggtgtgggttcacagtgtggcccatatttgtaacagtgttaaagttgtttatacggccaccctcagtgtgacctgtatggctgttgaccaagaatgccttgcattcacttgtgtgtgtgaaaagccgtagatattatgtgactggcagtgcctttaaggtttattggcgctctgtacttctccctacgtccatgtacacagtggcattttaaaaagtcataattttactttttgaaaccgataccgataatttccgatattacattttaaagcatttatcggccgataatatcggcagtccgatattatcggacatctctagttaagagTAATGGACCACTCTCAGTTAcaataacattgatattatacatgtgggccaatatatataaatgttgttaaatgtaGCTATGATGTAACAAGCTACTTTTTcccgtgtagcttgctacaattctcttttactgtagcttagctacatttaatctggagtaacttgtagctcagcttactacattttctcagtagcttgcccatcactggtgATGCCCTGAATCATCTgcctttttatatatttttttgtgaaaatgttACAACTGGaagttcaaacaaacaaaaatcacTTACTTTTCCTGCTTTGAAAAGACCACCACTATCAGGAGGGCCATTAAGCACAAGG
It encodes the following:
- the ghrb gene encoding growth hormone receptor b, which encodes MATVLFLFLYCLTVSVLESATDKDVHSKYPHLTGCASTNMENFYCRWDVGTVQNFSKPEDVRLFYTNKTPKEWSECPHYSSKKLNECFFNENHTLIWIYYSVQLRSKDQTILFDEKHFCVQDIVQPDPPISLNWTILNVSVTSNFYDVMLSWKPPPSADVEMGWMTLQYEVQHRKVDSDNWEISELVKSTRHSLYGFQSNINYEIRARSKSHGGKEFGEFSDSIFIHVQTAGSNLPLVALLTFGTLCLMALLIVVVFSKQEKLMVILLPPVPGPKIRGIDSELLKKGKLKELTSILGSPPDLRPELYTNDPWVEFIDLDIEEQNAGMTNLDTDCLMDRSLISNCSRLSVSFRDNDSGHASCCDPDPSSDAETSHSHPPIPNSACNKEQATARPSSESQSPTPGDPSLASLVREALYTQVSEVKASGKVLLSPEDEVEKNTVEENQTAENREDQKELKLLLSTEDRGYTSELNARKMSQSLSSNNTNDMCSTGGDLASVPCSSSVDYQKPYQESLTNPTSPLSPAPVYTMVEDVGRQNSLLLTPSSIPDTQLTISKAMPTPDSYLTLDLLESIEPLTEGDLSKVKTVLTNI